The Haloarchaeobius litoreus DNA window TGGATGAGCAGCGAGTTCGCCGAACCAGGGCCGCCGTCGTTGAAGATGAACGGGATGAGGAACTGCTGGAACGACGCCGCGGAGGTGAGGATGCCGCCGAACATCACCGGCCGCCTGATCGCGGGCAGCGTGACGTGCCGGAACCGGTGGACGTAGCCCGCGCCGTCGACCTTCGCGGCGTCGTGGAGCTCCTCCGGCACGTCCTGCAGGGCGCTGACGGTGATGATGACGATGAACGGGTACGCGAGCCACACCTCCGTCACGTTGTACGTGAAGAAGGCGAGCCAGCGCTCGGTCATCCAGTTCGCCTTCTCCAGCCCGAGTTCGAGCAGGAGCTTGTTCGAGAGGCTGTAGCGTGCGTTGTCGAAGATCTTCGACCAGACCGTGATGGAGAACACGGCCGGCAGCCCCATCGGCAGGATGACCAGCGAACGCAGGAACCGCTGACCGCGCACGCGCTCACCGGTGAGGACGAGCGCGATGACGATACCGAACGCGAGCTTGAGCACGACGCTCGTCGCCACGAACAGCCAGGTCACGCCCATCGAGTTCCAGAAGCTCGGGTCCGCGAGGATGGAGACGTAGTTCTCCAGGCCGATGAACTGCTCGTTCCCGCTGTGGATGCTCGCCGGTGGTGCGTTCGTCGCCTTCGTAAAGGACAGGTACAGCAGGTACAGCACCGGGTAGAACATGAACGCCGAGAACAGGAACAGTCCGGGGAGCACCAGGAACAGCCCGACGTTGTCGCGAACCCAGGGGGTAACGCTGGACTCGCGTGCGCGCTGTGCGAGGCGGTTGGCGGTGGACATCGCGTATCAGCTGTTCCAGTTGTCGCGGACCTCGTCCGCGGCGGTCGAGAGCGCACCCGCGGGTTCGGCCTGGCCGTTGTAGACGCGGGTGATGGCGTCGCCGACGGGGCCCCAGACGCCCTGCATCTTCGGGTTCGTCGGCATCGCGTAGCCCTGCTGGACGGCCGCGGCGTAGCCGCCGACGGTGTCGGGCAGGTCGTCGCTGTCCGCCAGGTCACGGTGGACCGGGATGTACGAGTGCTCCTCGGCGAGCGTGCGGAGCACGTCGGTGTTCGTGGTGTACCACTCGGCGAACTCGCGGCTGGCGGTCGCGTCCGCGTCGGCGCCACTGCCCATCTTCTTCGAGAAGAAGAGGAGCTTCACACCCGTGTAGGGCGAGGGTTCGCTCCCGTCGGCGGCGGGCAGCGGTGCGACGCCCGTGTCGATGCCGGCGTCGGCCGCGCTGCCGAGGAACCACGGGCCGTTGATGGCGAACGGCGCGCGGCCCTGCTTGAACACGTCGGCCTGTGCGCCGTAGTCCGGCGAGTCCGGCATGTACGGCGCGAAGTTGTCCATGTAGTACTGGAGTCCCTCGACCGTCGCGTCGTTCTCCAGCCCGAGCTCGTCGTTCGCGTCGTCGTAGTAGAACCCACCGAACGCGTGGACCCACGCGCTGACGAAGTAGGGGTCGACGGGGTAGCTGAGCCCGTAGGTCCCCTCGCTGGGTGCGTGGTGCTCGTCCATGATGGACCGCATCTCGGAGACGGTCTCCGGCGGTTCGTCGACCATCTCGGTGTTGTAGACCAGCCCGACTGTCTCGGCCGCGTAGGGCAGGCCGACGGTCGCGCCGTCGAACTGCGCCGCCTGTGCGGCGACCTCGGTGAAGTACTCGGAGAGGTCGAGCCGGAGCGAGTCGCTCTCGTCGACGACCCAGCCGTTCTGGTAGTACTTCCCGGCCCAGTCGTGCGCGTGGTCGAACGAGTGCGGCCCCTGACCCGCCGGGATGGCGGTCTCGGTCCGCGTGCCGAGCTCGGCGACCTCGTCCGCGCTGACGGACTGGTCGTAGTCGTCGTTGAACCGGCTCACCTGGTCCTGCAGGCTACGACGCTCCGCCTCGCGGCGCGCGTGCCAGAGCGTGGCCGACCCGCCCGAGTTCTCGGGTTCGAGCATCGGGAGGCTCTCCTGCTCGTTCGAGCCGTCGCTGTCGTCGCTGTCACCCGAGGTGGTCGTCTCCGTCGACTCGTCCGGTTCCTCGGTGTTCGATTCGCCCGATTCCTGGACGCCCAGACATCCTGCAACGCTCCCGAGCGCCGCCGTGGCCGCCATCTTCGCAAGCAGCTTCCTCCTGTGCTGACTCATGTCTGAATCTATGATGAAATATGTGTTCGTGTATTTAGTTCTTCGGGTGTGACTGTGTATCACCCGTCCCCTCGGCCCCCTCACGGCCGCTGTCGACCACGGAGACGGTTCGCTGTCGCGCTGCGAACTCGCGGTCCGGCAGCGCCCCGTCGAGCGCCTCCTCGGGGGACCCGTCGGTGGCGGCGACGACCGTGACCGGGTTCCGGCCGTCGGCGAGCGACAACGGGACGGAGAACTCGCCGTCGGTCGGCTCCACGCGCCGGGTCCCGTCCGGCGTCCGCACGAGCAC harbors:
- a CDS encoding carbohydrate ABC transporter permease, which translates into the protein MSTANRLAQRARESSVTPWVRDNVGLFLVLPGLFLFSAFMFYPVLYLLYLSFTKATNAPPASIHSGNEQFIGLENYVSILADPSFWNSMGVTWLFVATSVVLKLAFGIVIALVLTGERVRGQRFLRSLVILPMGLPAVFSITVWSKIFDNARYSLSNKLLLELGLEKANWMTERWLAFFTYNVTEVWLAYPFIVIITVSALQDVPEELHDAAKVDGAGYVHRFRHVTLPAIRRPVMFGGILTSAASFQQFLIPFIFNDGGPGSANSLLIHYGYTEAFGQTPPAYGRAASIMMLTLLFIGAFMWLNVKKGKLAEGVDER
- a CDS encoding extracellular solute-binding protein; this translates as MSQHRRKLLAKMAATAALGSVAGCLGVQESGESNTEEPDESTETTTSGDSDDSDGSNEQESLPMLEPENSGGSATLWHARREAERRSLQDQVSRFNDDYDQSVSADEVAELGTRTETAIPAGQGPHSFDHAHDWAGKYYQNGWVVDESDSLRLDLSEYFTEVAAQAAQFDGATVGLPYAAETVGLVYNTEMVDEPPETVSEMRSIMDEHHAPSEGTYGLSYPVDPYFVSAWVHAFGGFYYDDANDELGLENDATVEGLQYYMDNFAPYMPDSPDYGAQADVFKQGRAPFAINGPWFLGSAADAGIDTGVAPLPAADGSEPSPYTGVKLLFFSKKMGSGADADATASREFAEWYTTNTDVLRTLAEEHSYIPVHRDLADSDDLPDTVGGYAAAVQQGYAMPTNPKMQGVWGPVGDAITRVYNGQAEPAGALSTAADEVRDNWNS